A stretch of DNA from Pseudomonadota bacterium:
ATCGCCGAGAGTTTCGAGCGCATCCATCGCTCCAACCTGATCGGCATGGGCGTCGTGCCGCTGGTCTTCAAGGACGGCGTGACTCGCAAGACCTTGAACCTGGATGGGTCTGAGACCTGGGACATCACCGGTCTCGCCGCCGGCATTACCCCGCGCATGGACATGAAGGCGACGGTGACGCGCACCGACGGGTCGTCGGAGACGATCAGCCTGCTGTGCCGGATCGATACCGCCGACGAGGTTGCCTACTACATGAACGGCGGCATCCTGCAATACGTGCTGCGCCAGGCGGCGTAAGCCGGCCCTAAGCTTCCAGCTCGCTCAGCATGCGGTGTGTCGCATCCGCGGCTTTATCGAATGTCGCGACAACATGATGCGCGCCAGCTGCCGACAGCTGCTGATAGTGATCGTGTTGTATGTGTGATGCGGCGGTCAGGCCGATCACCCGCATGCCCGCGGCGATGGCGGCTTTGACACCGGACGGGCTGTCTTCGATGACCACACATCGATTGGGCTCGATGCCGACATTGCCGGCGGCATGCAGGAAGATGTCGGGATGAGGCTTACCCCGCTCAACCATGGATGCGCTGTAGACGTGGGGCGCGAATTCATCTCGCAGTGCCAGGATGTCCAGACAGGTGTTGAGACGCTTAGGCGAAGACGACGATGCGATGCATTTGGGAACGTGCCCAAATGTCTCGATGTAGTCGCGTACGCCGGCAACCGGCATGAGGTCGCGGCGGAACCTATCGAGTGTCTCGCCTTGGAAGTTCTCGTTGAACCCTTCCGGCAGAGGTCGACCTAGATCGGCTTCAATGGCCGCGACAAGGTCGTCAGGTCTCTTGCCCATGTATCGGGCATAGGAGTCTTCCAGCGTCGTGGGCAAGCCCAGCGCCGTCACAATGTCGGCCAACACCATGTTGGATAGAACTTCGCTGTCGGCGATGACGCCGTCGAAGTCGAAGATCAGCAAAGCGTCCATCGAATCGCCGTAGATCCATCCATGGCCATGGCTTGCCGGAAAGCGTTGGGGTGTGCAATGACATATCGCCGACGTTTCCTGCCACGCGGGTTCGTTGATCTGACACACCGAGGTTACGAGGCGACATGGCAACGCTGGCCATCGTGATGAGCGGCCTGCCGGCAAGCGGCAAGACGACGCTGGGCCGCGCCATCGCTGAGGCCTTGGATCTTCCCTGTCTCGACAAGGACGACTTTCTCGAACGCCTCTACGAGACCGAAGGCACAGGCGACCGTGTGCATCGCCGACGGTTGAGTCGGCGCAGCGACAAGGCTTTTCAAGATGCCGCCGAAACTCTGGACACCGCCGTTCTCATATCCCATTGGCGACCGCGCGGCGGCCCCGATGACACGGGGACTCCAACGGCGTGGCTCGGCAAGACATTCGACACGATTGTCGAGGTCTGTTGCGTGTGTTCGCCGGAGTTGGCGGCGCGACGTTTTGTCGCGCGGCAACGCCACCCCGGACACCTGGACGCGGCAAGAGGCCACGATGGTACGTTGGCTCGTATGCGGTCACTGGCCCCGGGATATCCATTGCGCATCGGGCACTTGGTTGAGGTAACTGCGGACGGCAAGTCGGATTGGCCGAGTATGATTGAACACATCAAAGCGCGGCTCGCGAGCTTAGACCTGCGCTAATCCGATGCTTGTACAACTGTATTGATCGAGCCAGGATTGAAACTTGTCGAGCGCGCGTGCGCGGATGGACCTGCGCAATCGCGGACAACGAAGAGATCCATCGCGAACGCCGGATGCCAGAGTTCGAACGCAAGCTGACCACAATTCTTGCCGCCGATGTCGTGGCGTTCTCTGACATGATGGGCCGTGACGAGACGGGCACGCTTCGCAGCCTCAAGCAGTGTCGTGACTTGATCGAGACCTGCATCGGCGATCATCACGGTCGCGTGTTTGGCGGTGCCGGCGACTCACTTATTGCTGAGTTCGGCAGTCCCGTCACGGCCGTGCAATGCGCCGGCGACTTTCAGGGACAAATTGCCGATCTCAATCGCGGCCTGCCGGCGCAGCAGCGCATGTGGTTTCGTGTCGGCATCAACCTGGGTGACGTGATGATCGATGGCGAGAACCTCTACGGTGACGGGGTGAACATCGCCGCACGGCTGGAACAGGAAGGCGAGCCCGGCGGTATCTGCATCTCCCACAAGGTCCATAACGAGGTGCACCGCAACCTCGCCATGTCATTCGCTGACGGCGGGATGCGGACCTTGAAGAACATTGATCAGCCCGTCGGCGTGTTTCATGTTCGCCCGCTCGATCAAGATCCTGACGTGCGTCCTCCTGGCCGGGAACGCGAGGCAGGCCGTCCCGTATCTGGTCGCGGCAAGCGGCTGAACACGAGCGATCCGACGCTGATCGTCCGCGACTTCAAGGTGGCCGGCGCGGACGATGCCGTGTTTCTCGCCGACGGACTGCGAGACGGTCTCATTAACAGCTTGAGCCGACACGCGGCGATCGATGTGATTCGTCACGAACCGCAGGGCGAACTTGCGGTCGACTTCGCGCTTGAAGCCTCCGTCAGAGGTCAAGGAAACCGGGTGCGCATCATCTTCAACCTGATCGAGCTGGCGACAAACAGCCAGGTCTGGAGCGAACGCTATGACCGGTTGATTGAGGACGCACTCGATATCGAAGAGGAGATTGCGCGCGCCGTTGCCGCCGCGGTTCGCGTCAAGTTGAAGATCGTCATCTTCCAGCGTCTTCGCGATACCGACAACGACGAGCTTTCGGTGCCGGAACTCCTGGACAAGGCCGCGGGCTACTTTGCCTCAGGGCCCGGTCACGACGGTTCGGCGGAAGCGGCGCTGCATATCGCGGTGGGGCGCGATCCCGACAACTCCATGGCCGCGGCCATGTTGGCACTCGCCATGCTGCGCGGCTTCGAGTACTCGCCGCTGGCCCTCACGGCGGAGACAATCGATGAGATCGGCGAACATGCCGAACGGGCCGTGTCGTTGAATGCTGAGAGTTACTTCGCACACCTCGTGGCCGGCATGGCGTTACAGGATCTTCACGGTGATTTTGAGCGGGCCTTACGTCATGCGCAGGCGGCGCTCGAGCTCAACCCGGAGCTCTTGGGCGCACATGGCCTGGTCGGCACTGCGACGTGCCATCTTGGCGACCCCGCGGCAGGCGTGTCGATCCTGAAGCGGACGATGGAGATTAGCAGGGAGGATCCCCATCGCTTCAGACATATGCGCGAACTGTCGATCGCCCATTTCATGTCGGGCGATATCGAGACGGCAACCGATCTCATGGGTCAGTTGGTCGAAAGCGAACCGCGGATGGATCGCAACAGGCCTGTGCAGGCTGCTTTCTTATGGCTGCGGGGTGATGCGGACGAAGCCACTGCCGCGGCGCGCCGGCTGAGCGCGGCTTATCCCGAGTTTTCCTTGTCCACCATGCGGCCTATTCACTTCGGCCAGCCTGATATCGCCGACCGGTTTGATAAGGCGCTCCGGGCGCTTGGATTGAACGAAGCGCGCGAAACCGGCGAAGCGTGAGGTCGATGATTTCGTGCTCTCTCGCATAAACGACCTTACGCTGTGCGGCGTGCCGGATTGGCGGCACGGCGCTGCCATCAACTCGGCGCTGGATACGGTGATCGCCGCCAGCGAAATGCTCTGAGGAGGGAATATCATGCCGATGTACGTCAACCACTTTACCTGCAAGGCCGACGTCTGGCCGACGGACCGCGATGGCGAGATTGCCGTTTGGGAAGCCATGGTCGGCGACGCAAAGGCCTTGGTGGAGGAGGATAGCCCGGTCAAATTTACCGGCTGGATCAGCAACACCGAGAGTTACGTGCTGCTGGAGGCTGACTCCAAGGCCGAAATCATCGGCATCTGTGCGCGGTTCTGGCCCTACTTCCACAACGACATCATGGAAATCGTTCCGACGCACAAGGCGGGGCCGGCGATCCTGGCTGGTGTGTAAGAAGGCTGGGAACGACGATAGCCGACCGCTCGAATGATCTGAGCCCTGCGCTACCGAAGCGCATAACGGTCATCGGCAACGCCGGTGGCGGCAAGTCGACTTTGGCGCGTCGCCTTGCGGCGGTGCACGACCTGCCGTACCGCGAGGTCGACACGTTGTTGTGGAATCCCGATTGGACGCGGGTCGACGACGCGGCATTCCACGCCGCTCATGATGCGCTGGTCGCCGGCGACCGTTGGGTGATCGACGGTTTCGGTCCCTGGCGTTCGGTCGACGCGCGGTTCCGGCGTGCCGATACGATCGTGCTGGTCGACCTGCCCTTGTGGGTTCACTTCTGGCTCGCGACCGAACGGCAGATAGCGTGGCAGAAAGGCACGCTTCAGGACGGACCGGCAGGCCATCGCGAACCGCCAGAGACGCGTGCGCTCTTTGAGATGATCTGGCAGATCGACCGCGATGCATTGCCACAGCTGCGTCAGCGCGTCGACGAGGCAGAAGCAGCCGGCGCAAAAGTGGCGCACATAACCTCTGTTGACGACCTGCAAGGCTTCGCATTGAACATTGACCTCACCTGAGGCCAGACATGCCAGACATGCAGCTTAGGTCTGGGTTGCCTCACGCGGATGCGGTCGCGCGAGCAGGCTCAAGACGGCGCCAACAACAAGGTTGAGCATTACCGCCACGACGCCGGCATGCACACCCCAGATCTTGCCGTAACCGGCGAAATCCAGGCCGGCGGCCAGCGCCACGCCGACGACAAGGCCGGCCAGGGCGCCCACTGCCGTGAAGCGACGCCACGACGCGCCGAGCACGAACAGCGGTGCTGCCTGCAGCAGGATCTCCAGCTTCAGTTCGATCAGTCCCCAAAGTGATATCTGCGGCGTAAAGGCGACGGCGATCAGGACCAGCATGACGACCCACGACAACCTTTTGCCGATGGTGGTCAGGCGCTGAGGGCTGGCCGACGTCAGCCAGGTCTTAGCCAGGACGTCCTTGGCGACGATTGAGGAGAGGCTCAGCAGCATGCTGTCGGCCGTCGACATGATGGCGGCGATCGCGCCGGTCAGCACGAGGACGGCCATGGCGTAGAGGAACCACGACTGCTCGGCCCACAGCCGGATCATCTCCGGCAGCACCTGATCGGCCTCGATGCCATCGAGACCCTGCAACTGATGGATCGCCAGGATGCCGACCAGGAAGACCGGCAGCGTGGTGACCAGTGGCATGAAGCCCATGGCGGTGAGCGACCGGCGCAGGGACTTGGCGTTCCGGGCGGCAAAGATTCGCTGGATCGCCTGCGGGTAGATCGAGGCGCTGAAACAGACGAGGACGATGGTGCTGATCCAGGTGCGGATCGCGCCGTCTTGCGGCACCGCCGCCTTGGCCGGTTCGTTCTCGATGATCCATTGGGTTGCCGAGGCCATGCCCTCGATTCCCGGCAGGACGGCGACCAGCATGCCGATGATGCCGACCAGCAGCATCAGCGCCTGCAACGCGTCGGTCCAGACCACCGCGCGCATGCCGCCGACGCTCTCGTAGATCACCACGACCAGGCCCAGGCCGACGACGCCGGCCCAGTACGGCACCGCACCATCGGACAACGCGTCGACCGTGTGACCCATGGCCATGAGCTGGGCGAGCAGGAAGTTGGTGATGGTAACCAGGAAAACTACGCTGGCCGCCAGCGATAGCGCGCGCGAACCGAAGCGGTGATCGATCCAGTCGCCGGGGGTTACGAACTTGAAGCGGCGGGACTGGCGGTAGAGCTGCGGCGCGAAGGTCAGGTAACCGACGATCACCACCATCATGAAGCCGACGCTCATGACCCACATGAAGCCGATGCGATAGGCTTCGCCGGGATAGCCGATCAAGGAATTGCCGCTGTACTGTGTCGCGTAGAGCGTCAGCAGCAGGAGCAGCGCGCCGATGCTGCGGTTGGCCAGATAGAAGTCGGCGAGGTCGCCGCTCTCGCGACGCCGCCGCGCCGCAAGGCCCAGCACGATCATCAAGACGAAGTAAAGACCGACAAAGGCGATGGCGCCCGGACCGAAGGGGCCGAGACTCACGATGGGTCCTCAGGTTCGGTGTCGTCATCTGGCCAATATCGGCCGACCACGAAGGCGGTGAAACACGCGATAGCGACACAGGCCACAAGAGATACAACGACCCAATAGGGCAGGCCCAGCCACAGCGCCGGCGTCTCGTCCGCCGGCAGGTACCAGGGGATCGAGAGCGCGAAGAGCGCGACATAGACCGCCCAGATCCAGATGCGCCGGGCGAGCGGCCGCGATGGTGATGTCGATGATGAAACGGGCATGACCCCTGCCAACAAAATGGGATCTGATGGTATAGCGTGGACTTCCATGGGACCAGTTGGCGCGGCCTGGTCTCAGATGGAACGATCTGGAACGGAATGGGATCGCATGGACTTCACTGACCCCCGCATGCTTGAGATCTTTTTCAGTATTCACAGCGACTTGCCGCGTGAAGGACCGGGTAGTCGTGAGTCCACGGCGAAGGCGCTTTCGTTGTGCGGATCCTTGCCGGACGACGCTCGCGTGCTCGACCTGGGTTGTGGACCGGGTCAGCAGACCATGGACCTTGCCGGGCTTCTGCCAGGCGCGACGATCACCGCGATCGACAATCACCCGCCCTTTGTCGACGAGACCAATAGACGCGCCACGGCGAAGGGTGTCTCCGGACGCGTCAAGGCCGAGGTCGGTGATATGACAGCGCTCGACGATGCGCCTGCCAGTTTCGATCTCATCTGGTGTGAAGGCGCGGCCTACATCATGGGTGTCGAGGCGGCGCTCAAGGCGTGGATGCCGCTGCTCAAACCTGCCGGCCGCGTCGCGCTCACCGAAGCGGTGTGGCTCAAGTCCGATCCGCCGGCGGACCTGAGGCGTGTCTGGGATGCCGAGTACCCGGCGATGCGGGACATCCCGGCCTGCCGCGATCTGGTCGCGTCATGCGGTTACCGCCTGCTTGGCGACTTCGTGCTGCCCGACAGCGCCTGGTGGGACGACTACTACACGCCCAAGCTTGCCAGGATCGAAACCCTGCGATCGACCTATGCCGGCGACGAAACTGCGCTCGCCGTGCTTGATGAAGCGGTCGAGGAGACCCTGATGCACCGCACGTACAGCGCCTACTACGGCTACGTGTTTCTGGTGATGGCGCTAACCCCCTCACCCAGCTTCGGCTAGGGCGCTACCGCGCCCAACCCTGCGCAACCCTCTCCCTCGCCGGGGAGAGGGAAACAAAGGCAGGCTCCCTCTTCCCTTGAGGGAGGGGGTTGGGGTGAGGGGTGCCAGAGAGATCAGCCGATCAGGTCTTCGACGCCGCCGATCATGCGGATGACGTGGAAGCCCTCGCCGTGGGCGAAGCCGGCCTGGGTGCCGCGGAAGACGGAGAGCGCGCGCAGCGCCTCGACACT
This window harbors:
- a CDS encoding HAD family hydrolase encodes the protein MDALLIFDFDGVIADSEVLSNMVLADIVTALGLPTTLEDSYARYMGKRPDDLVAAIEADLGRPLPEGFNENFQGETLDRFRRDLMPVAGVRDYIETFGHVPKCIASSSSPKRLNTCLDILALRDEFAPHVYSASMVERGKPHPDIFLHAAGNVGIEPNRCVVIEDSPSGVKAAIAAGMRVIGLTAASHIQHDHYQQLSAAGAHHVVATFDKAADATHRMLSELEA
- a CDS encoding AAA family ATPase; translated protein: MATLAIVMSGLPASGKTTLGRAIAEALDLPCLDKDDFLERLYETEGTGDRVHRRRLSRRSDKAFQDAAETLDTAVLISHWRPRGGPDDTGTPTAWLGKTFDTIVEVCCVCSPELAARRFVARQRHPGHLDAARGHDGTLARMRSLAPGYPLRIGHLVEVTADGKSDWPSMIEHIKARLASLDLR
- a CDS encoding adenylate/guanylate cyclase domain-containing protein, whose amino-acid sequence is MPEFERKLTTILAADVVAFSDMMGRDETGTLRSLKQCRDLIETCIGDHHGRVFGGAGDSLIAEFGSPVTAVQCAGDFQGQIADLNRGLPAQQRMWFRVGINLGDVMIDGENLYGDGVNIAARLEQEGEPGGICISHKVHNEVHRNLAMSFADGGMRTLKNIDQPVGVFHVRPLDQDPDVRPPGREREAGRPVSGRGKRLNTSDPTLIVRDFKVAGADDAVFLADGLRDGLINSLSRHAAIDVIRHEPQGELAVDFALEASVRGQGNRVRIIFNLIELATNSQVWSERYDRLIEDALDIEEEIARAVAAAVRVKLKIVIFQRLRDTDNDELSVPELLDKAAGYFASGPGHDGSAEAALHIAVGRDPDNSMAAAMLALAMLRGFEYSPLALTAETIDEIGEHAERAVSLNAESYFAHLVAGMALQDLHGDFERALRHAQAALELNPELLGAHGLVGTATCHLGDPAAGVSILKRTMEISREDPHRFRHMRELSIAHFMSGDIETATDLMGQLVESEPRMDRNRPVQAAFLWLRGDADEATAAARRLSAAYPEFSLSTMRPIHFGQPDIADRFDKALRALGLNEARETGEA
- a CDS encoding adenylate kinase, whose product is MARRLAAVHDLPYREVDTLLWNPDWTRVDDAAFHAAHDALVAGDRWVIDGFGPWRSVDARFRRADTIVLVDLPLWVHFWLATERQIAWQKGTLQDGPAGHREPPETRALFEMIWQIDRDALPQLRQRVDEAEAAGAKVAHITSVDDLQGFALNIDLT
- a CDS encoding sodium:solute symporter family protein, which encodes MSLGPFGPGAIAFVGLYFVLMIVLGLAARRRRESGDLADFYLANRSIGALLLLLTLYATQYSGNSLIGYPGEAYRIGFMWVMSVGFMMVVIVGYLTFAPQLYRQSRRFKFVTPGDWIDHRFGSRALSLAASVVFLVTITNFLLAQLMAMGHTVDALSDGAVPYWAGVVGLGLVVVIYESVGGMRAVVWTDALQALMLLVGIIGMLVAVLPGIEGMASATQWIIENEPAKAAVPQDGAIRTWISTIVLVCFSASIYPQAIQRIFAARNAKSLRRSLTAMGFMPLVTTLPVFLVGILAIHQLQGLDGIEADQVLPEMIRLWAEQSWFLYAMAVLVLTGAIAAIMSTADSMLLSLSSIVAKDVLAKTWLTSASPQRLTTIGKRLSWVVMLVLIAVAFTPQISLWGLIELKLEILLQAAPLFVLGASWRRFTAVGALAGLVVGVALAAGLDFAGYGKIWGVHAGVVAVMLNLVVGAVLSLLARPHPREATQT
- a CDS encoding class I SAM-dependent methyltransferase produces the protein MDFTDPRMLEIFFSIHSDLPREGPGSRESTAKALSLCGSLPDDARVLDLGCGPGQQTMDLAGLLPGATITAIDNHPPFVDETNRRATAKGVSGRVKAEVGDMTALDDAPASFDLIWCEGAAYIMGVEAALKAWMPLLKPAGRVALTEAVWLKSDPPADLRRVWDAEYPAMRDIPACRDLVASCGYRLLGDFVLPDSAWWDDYYTPKLARIETLRSTYAGDETALAVLDEAVEETLMHRTYSAYYGYVFLVMALTPSPSFG
- a CDS encoding PIG-L family deacetylase, with translation PNFTPNWVVDITETIDTKLEALACYGSQIPPFPAARSVEALRALSVFRGTQAGFAHGEGFHVIRMIGGVEDLIG